DNA sequence from the Leptospira limi genome:
TGTATTGAAATACAGAACCATCTGTCCCTATGAAAGGGACTATCGTTGTATCAACCCAAAATCCGGTTCCATCTTTTTTAGTATTGAGGATCTCACCACGCCAAACATTACCTTTATGAATGGATTCCCAAATTTTTTCCCATTCATCTTTTGTTTTATTTTGGCTTTTTAAGATTCGATGATTTTGACCAAGTAATTCGGTAACCAAATATCCGCTACATTTAGAGAATGCATCATTCACATAAGTGATGATTCCATTTGCATCAGTGATCGAAACAATATTGGCTTGGTCTAAGGCAAATTTTTGTAGCTGAATTTCTTTTAGAGATTGGAATAAAAAACTTTCAGTTGTATTTTTTTCCTTTCGATAAACCAATTCTCTTCTTTCTCTTTCTAGAACCTCAACTAACCTAAGCAATGTTTTTCGATCAACGATATCATTTACACCGGACTTCATATACTGTAAGTTTTTTTGGAAGTCTTCTGGGTCAGATAAAAGAATGACAGGAATATCGATTTTTTTTTCGTTTAAAAATTTTAGATAAAGCGAAATTTCTAAATAGAAAGGTTTTCGTGTACTACAAATGATCGCATCCCAATCTTCTTCCATCACAGTTGTTTCAAAGGAACCAAAGGATTCGACAACTTTGTAAAGTGGACTTAGTCCATTCGATTTCATTTCACGAACAATATCAAAAACGCTATTGGAATCGTTTTCTAGAATTAAAACACTGATTGGACTTCCCATTATGGTTGTGGTGAGGCGTATCTCCACGTTCAGGATAGGGAAAATTCTAAAAATCTCAACCTAAAAAGATTCGAAATTTCAACGAATTCTCGTCAAATGGCCAAGTGCATCCGAAGGTTTTTGAAACGAGTTACATCCGAAAGGAGTATTTAGAACACGAGTTACGTAAGTTACTGCTAGATATGAATGATTTGGAATACAAAGATTTGAATGACTATGACAAAGGTGGTTATGATGGTTTCAACCAAGCGATCACTTTGGTCTTAAAAAAATTACAAAACTAGGGTTTTTTCTAGTAGGATTGTAACTCGATCTCTGTCGGGAACCAATTCTACAAAAATTCTTTACAAAATTTGTGTAAAAACAGATAGTATACGTGCCAGTAGGAAGTTCAATGAATTTCACAACAAAACAAGTTAAAAATCATACAGTTGTTACTCTAGAGGGTTCCCTCGACATTTATTCTGCACCAGCGCTCAAAAAAGAGCTCCATAAGATCATTGATGATGGAGCAGAATCGGTAGCAATTGACATGATTAATATCAAATTATTAGATTCCTCTGGGATTGCTCTCCTTGCCAATTTACAAAAGAAACTCAAATCTGAAGAAGGGCAATTTTTCCTTCTCAATGTGAGCCAAGATGTGATGGTGATTTTAAAATTATCCAGTTTGGACAAATTTTTTACAATTTTAGGGGGGGAAGCGGAACTACCGTAATCCACCAGGTCATTCTAGAGCCGAAAGTACCTAACATCGGCTTTAGTAACAGGATTTTCAGCATCCTTAGACAATACCCAATCTCCACTTTGATTCTGGATCCATTTTGAGGACTCACCTGCAATTCCATTGTTAGTTCCAATTTTGATTTTCCCTTTTTTGGGTTGGCTTGATTGGACAGACACAATCAAATCATAGGGCAAATTCAAACCAAAACTTCCTAATTTCAGACTTGCTAAGTTCCCTTCAATGAGGACTTCATCACAGACAACTTCCCTACCATCTCTTAACTTCACTTTTAATTTGAGAGGGACATTTGCGTCTTTATTTTGAGAAAGATTCTTTGGTGGATCTTCCGCTTTTTTTTCCGTTGTAGGACTCGTTTCTGGAACGAGTGGTAGTTTTTCCTCTGAAACAACTAATGCTAATCTTTTAGTTTCTTGTTTGGAATCCTCTAACGAAAGTTTGATTTCGTCTTTGATTTGATTGAGTTCAGTTGTTTCCTCTTTTGACAAATTGGATGAATTTTCTGTTTTTAGGATTTTTTCAATGATGACTGGTTTAAGAACTAAACTTTTTCCTTCTTCAATATTCTCGGCAGCTTTGGTATCACCCAATTTGGTTGCTTCTTCTTTAGAAAAGGCAACTAATGATTTGTTCTCTTGGTAAAAATTTCCAATCAGGAGTAACCTTCGATTGGCACGAATAGCCACTTCTTTATTTTCCTTTTGTTTCACCAATTGGATGTATTCTTTTACTGCATTGGAAGTTTTTCCCAGTTCTTCCATGGAACGTGCTTTAATGTAAGACTGGTCATTGGTGAGAGAAGGTAAACTTTCTAATGTTCTAAGTGTTTCTTCATAATCTCCACTTTGGAAAAGCGAATATGCCAATTCTTCTGGCGATTTCTTTTTAGATTTTAGTTCTTCCTTTTTCTTTTGTCCGTCTTCTAGAAAACTGATAAGAAGTGCTGCGTTTTCTGCGTAATGTGATCCAGGAAATAAATCAATTGCTTTATTGAGTTTTACAAACGCTTTATCACGGTCTCCCATCATCACTAAACAATAACCATGGTGTAATAATGCAAAAGCCATCTCATCTGATAAAGTAGAGGTAATAGACTCTTCTAGTTCTTGGTATTTTTTAGAAGCAATTGGATATTTCCTCGTTCTCTCCATATAAAAAGCAAACTGCAATCGTATGATAGTTTTTTGTTGTTCTTCTAGTTCGAGAGGGGATTTTAAATTGAGAAAACGAACTGAATTGATGACATACAATCCAAATTTATCTTTCCAGCTCACCTTAAGATCTAATCCTTCCGTTTCTGAGTTCATGATCCCAGATTCAAGGATATTCACTTTGACTTCCGTCATATAGTCATCTTTTGATAAAAACATTTGTTTTAAACGTTCACGCAGAGTTTGCGATGAAAGTTCATAATTCATCAATTGGTCTCTTAAGATTCCAAATCTTAATTCTTGTAATTTAACACTAACAATGGCTTCTGATGCCATCGCAAAAAATAAGAATAAAAATCCAAATAAAGAAAAAAAGAAAAACTTTTTCATTCTGGTACATCAAGGACTAACATGGTAACATCATCCTTATACTCTTCATGTTTTTCATCAAGAAGTGCCATCGCCTTCTCTACGATTTCCGCATTGGATAAATGAATATTTTCTAAAACAACTTCAGTAAAACGATCTAAACCGAACAAACCACCTTCTTTGATTGGTGTTTCCACAACCCCATCCGTATAAAGTATGATTTTATCACCTGGTTCTACAGGAAAGGATTCAAGGGAATACTGAATGTCGTCTCCCATACCAAGTGGTGGACCAGAACTGTCGACAAATCGGACTTCTTTTGTAGATGGTCGTATGATAAAGGGTGCATTATGACCTGCGTTTACAAATTTAACTACACCTGGTTCATCAAAAACCACAAATACTCCTGTAGCAAAGAAGGACGCTTGGAGTCGATTTGCTATCACTTCACCTAACGAGTTAATTGCGTGGATAGGAGCTGGATTTTCTTTCATAATGGATTGAATTGACATGGCCATTACAACTGTTACTAGCGCTGCGGAAACTCCATGTCCCGATG
Encoded proteins:
- a CDS encoding STAS domain-containing protein produces the protein MNFTTKQVKNHTVVTLEGSLDIYSAPALKKELHKIIDDGAESVAIDMINIKLLDSSGIALLANLQKKLKSEEGQFFLLNVSQDVMVILKLSSLDKFFTILGGEAELP
- a CDS encoding tetratricopeptide repeat protein, which gives rise to MKKFFFFSLFGFLFLFFAMASEAIVSVKLQELRFGILRDQLMNYELSSQTLRERLKQMFLSKDDYMTEVKVNILESGIMNSETEGLDLKVSWKDKFGLYVINSVRFLNLKSPLELEEQQKTIIRLQFAFYMERTRKYPIASKKYQELEESITSTLSDEMAFALLHHGYCLVMMGDRDKAFVKLNKAIDLFPGSHYAENAALLISFLEDGQKKKEELKSKKKSPEELAYSLFQSGDYEETLRTLESLPSLTNDQSYIKARSMEELGKTSNAVKEYIQLVKQKENKEVAIRANRRLLLIGNFYQENKSLVAFSKEEATKLGDTKAAENIEEGKSLVLKPVIIEKILKTENSSNLSKEETTELNQIKDEIKLSLEDSKQETKRLALVVSEEKLPLVPETSPTTEKKAEDPPKNLSQNKDANVPLKLKVKLRDGREVVCDEVLIEGNLASLKLGSFGLNLPYDLIVSVQSSQPKKGKIKIGTNNGIAGESSKWIQNQSGDWVLSKDAENPVTKADVRYFRL